The Candidatus Eisenbacteria bacterium genomic sequence CGATGCGCTCGGAAACCTGCGATCCGCCACGCTGCCGAACGGCACGGTGCTTGAATACGTGATCGACCCGGCGAACCGGCGGGTGGGGAAGACGGTGAACGGGACGCTGACCCAGGGGTTCCTGTACGAGGACCAGCTGCGCATCGCGGCGGAGCTCGATGGTACGGGGAACGTCGTCAGCCGCTTCGTGTACGGGACGCGGGTCAACGTGCCCGAGTACATGGTGAAAGGGGGCGTCACGTATCGCCTCGTGACCGACCACCTGGGGTCGCCGCGCCTGGTGATCAACACGGACACCGGCGACGTCGAGCAGCGGATGGACTATGACGAGTTCGGGCGGGTGACGATGGACACGAACCCGGGCTTCCAGCCCTTCGGCTTCGCGGGCGGACTCTACGATCGGGACACGGGGCTCGTGCGGTTCGGGGCACGGGACTACGACGCGGCGACGGGGCGCTGGACGGCCAAGGATCCCCTGACCTTCTTCGGCAGCCGCGGAACGAACCTGTACGCCTACGCGGGGAATGATCCGGAGAACTTCGTCGATCGGGCAGGCTTGTCTGAAGACTCGGTGACCAAGGCGCTTGAGCAGGCCGTGGCGCGGGGTGACGTCGAAGAAATCCAGACCATTCTCGAAGCCGCCGGGCAGGGGCTCCAAAGACAAGCGAGCAACGCTGAGCTCCGAGATGCACTGGGAGAGCTCTTCCGCCTGAAGGACCGCATCCCAGGTGGGACCGCCGGAGCCATTCGCGACGAACTCAGGCAGGGGCTCACAAAGCATTTGCTCAAGGGTCGGGAACGCCTGAGTCAGCTGCAGAGGCTCCTTAGAGAAGGCGGGCTGTGCGGAACGGACCGCGCCATCGCAGAAGCTGTTGTGATGGACCTTCAGGCTGCGCTTGGGGCACTCTGAGATGCGGAAGTCCATTGACTACGAAGGGCTCGTAGCGGCTCTTCTCGAGGCGCTACCAGAGATCACACCAACGTTTCGCGCGCTGAGCAGTCGATGGGGACAGGACTACCTTCCGCACGTGGTATTCGGCGACGTGGTGACCAAGTACTTTTTGATCCCCTTGCTCGAAGCACCCGTCCCAGACCGTGCACTGCTCGAGCGCGCCTTCGCCTTTCTTGAAGCCATGGCAACGAGTGCGGACGTCCACGTGCGTGAGGTGGTCGAAGTCTCTGTCTGCGAGGGGCTTCAGGAGCGACAGGAGTGGATGCAAGCTGCTCGAGCGTACATGGGACCCGAGACGCTGCGCTTGTGTTCGGGGATCTGATTCGGTCGCGGTGACCCTCCTTACCAGCGACGCTCTATGAGGCGGCTCGGGTAGGGAACGCGTCGATCGTCCGCAGGAGCGCCTGCTGATCGTGTTTGGGGAGGCGATCGATCTCCTGGATGCGGCGCAGCAGGCGGCGATTCTTGACCGCGGTGCCGCGGGATGACCGGGCGGCGCGGCCAAGGAGCTCGTCGGCCGAGACGCCGAGGAGATCGGCGAGCGTGACGATGAGCTCGCCGTGGAGGCCGAGTCGCGTGGCGTGCGCGCGCCCGGCTCGCGGCACGATCGCGCGTCGCGCGCTGTGCCCGCCGCCCCAGCGTCCGACACCGACCGCCCGTCTGCCCCCTCCAGGGGGCGCCCAGAACAAAGTGGTGGCAGCGCTGCGCGCCCGATCCATCAGAACCCCGCCGCCCCGCCCCCCGCGAGCCTGCAGCGCTCCTGACTCCGCCGACGAGCTGCTACACTCCGCTCGCGGTGGCGGAGACGGCGGCTAAAGAGCGAATGCGCCACGGCGAACGCGGCGCGTTTGCTGAAACGGCACCTCGGACCTTCGCACTCCCCGCGGTACTCGCATTCGGCGACCGCGCGCTGCGAGGTCAGAACCGTGCTGGCGAAGTCCGTCTCGTAGTGACGCCATCGCGTCGGCGCTCAGCTATCGCCTCCTCTCCGACCACCTGGGCTCGCCGCGGCTCGTCATCAACACGAGCGACGGCACGGTCGTCCAGCGCATGGAGTACGACGAGTTCGGGCGGGTGACGATGGACACGAGCCCGGGGTTTCAGCCGTTCGCCTTCGCGGGTGGCCTCTACGATCGCGATACGGGGCTCGTGCGGTTTGGGGCACGTGACTACGACGCGACGACGGGACGATGGATGGTTGAGGATCCCATTGGTGACGTTCTCCCCGAAATCGACGCCACCTCAAAACTAGAGTAATGTATGGTCCGCTCCCGCCGCACCAGCGTGATCAGCGCAACGGGGTGACCGTCTGCGCTAATGTATTCGGCCTCTGTGCGGGGCTGGAGACGCCCCGGGCCACGATGGAATGCGCGCGTGCCCGTCCTCAAAAGCGCCCCGGCCTCGTGGGCCGCATACTCTACCAGGGTTTCGGGCACGCCGTCTTGGCGGTTCCGCCATCGTGCTGATCGCGCATCGCAGACGTGTGGAGGCGTAGAGAGCATCGTGTGGAGCAGCAGCTAGGCGGCGTCCTCCATGAACGGCCGATAGGGCATCGCTTTCGCGAGGACGCTCCAGGCGATTCGCGCGAGCTTGTTCGCGAGCGCGATGACAGCGACGTTGCGGTGGACGCGGAGCTCGAGCCGCTGCAGCCAGGGACCGAATCGCTGCCGTTCCCGCACTTTGCTGCGCATCACGGCCTGGGCCCCAAGGACCATGAGGCGTCGCAAGTAGGTATTCCCGTGTTTGCTGACACCGAGGAGACGCGGTCTGCCGCCAGTCGAGTTCTGCCGTGGTACGAGCCCGAGCCACGCGGCGAAGTCGCGGCCCTTGGTAAAGCCGCTGCCGTTCCCGACCGCGGCCACAATGGCCGTGGCGGAAATCGGACCGATGCCGGGCACGGCCATGAGCCGCTGACACGCGGGTTCGCGGTGTGCCAGCGCAGTGATCTCTTCTGTCACGCGCTCAATGCGGTCTTCGAGCTGCTCCCACTCCTGCGATAGTTGCGCCAGCAGGCACGCGAGACTTGGCGAGATCCCCGATGGCGCGGTCGCAAGGCGGCGCCGCAGCTCGGACCGCAGCGCGAGCCGTCCCGGGCGCATCGGTAGTCCCTGCTCGAGGAGGAAAGCGCGGATCTGGTTCACGAGCGCCGTGCGATGGCCCACCAGACGATCGCGGACGCGATGGCGTGCTTGGAGATCGAGCTGCGCGACTGTCTTGGGTGGCACAAACCGCATCGTGCCGCGGCCAACGGCCTCCGCGATCGCTTCGGCGTCGCGGAAGTCGTTTTTGTTGGTTTTGACGTATGGCCGCACGTACTGCGGCGGCAGCAAACGAACCGTGTGCCCATGTTCCTCGAGCCGCCGCGCCATGTGATGCGACCCGGGACAGGCTTCCATGCCAACCAGGGCGCGTGGCAAGTTCGCCATGAGCACGGCCAACTGCGTTCGAGTGAGCCGGCGCTTGAGCGTGATAGCTCCGCGCTCGTCGAGTCCGACGACATGAAACACGTTCTTCCCGAGATCGATGCCGACCGTCTTCACATCCATAACGATTCCTCCCTCCGAGTGAGCACGATGACTGCTCTACCTCAGGCGGGAGCGGACCATGCCATTAGCGCCTGCTTCGGCCGTCCGTGTTCCCTGACGGTGGGTGACAAACTCGCTGGGTGTCAGGTGCCTCGGCCGTGTCGATCTTCAGTACACGAGCGACAGGCTTAAGCACGACGCGCGCGGCGGGCGAACAGACCGAGGGCGAGCGCGAGCGGACCGATCGACGCGACGACCAGCAGCGGCGCCGTGACGAAGAGATCGGCCGAAGCCGGTGCGCGCGCGCAGGCGCCGCCCGGCGTCGGCGCGTTGCAGAGCGCGTCGGTGATGGCGCGCGAGGTGACGCCGTTCCAGACGGCGTGCGCCACGACCGCGACGCCGAGCCCCGCGAGGCCGAGGGCGAGGGTCCGTCCCCGGCGTAGCCCCCAGGCGATGCCCGCACCCGTCGCGGCGGTGAAGGCGGCGTGGTTGAGGCCCTGCACGACGCCGCGGAGGTACACCGCGCGCCCGAGGCCGGCGTAGCCCGCCTGCACCGCGGCGAGCGTGTAGTAGGTGACGTTCTCGGTGGCGGCGAAGCCGAGGCCGACGAGCGCACCGGTGAGGATGCCCGCGGGCACGCTCGTGGTGGCTCCCGGCGCGAGGGCGAGAACCAGGGCGACGCCCACGCCTTTCACGCACTCTTCGACCAGCGGCGCGACGATCGTCGGTACGGTCCAGCCGGCGGTGGCGTCGCCGAGCGCGCGCGTCGCCCATGCGCCGAGCGCGTCGTTCATGAGCGTCGCGGCGACGGGAGCGACGAGCGCGCCCCACAGGAACGCGCCGACGTCGGCGAAGCCGACGGCACGACCGCCACCCAGCCGCAGCACGACGAGCGCGAAGACGACCGGCGGCGCCACGGCCGCCGCCAGGATGAGCGCGCTCTCGGAGTGGACCGGCACTCAGGGCTTGGGGACGCGCAGGCGGCTCACCATCGCGGCGCCGCTGGCGGCATAGAGGAGGACCAGGGGGTGGAACGTGCCCGGTCCCACCTGCAGGCGCCCGAGCCAGAGGGCGTCGCCGACCGCGCCCTGCCACCACGCCACCCCGAGCACGGCGACGAGCGCGAGGCTGGTCGGAATCGGCGTCCCTTCGTAGTACCGCACCTTGCCGCTCGCGTCCGCGAGCGCGGCGGCGGTCACGTTGAAGCGCGCGAGGCGGCCGACCCCGCAGCACACGAACGCGCACAGCACGAGCGCGTCCCACAGCCCGCGCATCCCGAGCGTGAAGCCGAGGACGGCCGGCGCGACGCCGAACGAGATCACGTCGGCGAGCGAGTCGAGATCGGCGCCGAACGGCGACGAGCGATGCGAGCCACGTGCGAGCATGCCGTCGGCGACGTCGAGGACGAGCGCGGCCGGCAGGAGCACGAAGGCGCCGGCGAGCGGCCCCGCTCGATGCGCCGCCTCGAGGTAGTTGAGGCAGCAGAAGATCGCGCCCGTGCCGCAAGCGGCGTTGCCGAGTGTCAGGAAGTCGGCCGGGACGAGCGAGCGCAGCAGCGATCGCGGGCGCGTACCGGTCTGCGGAGTCGGGCTCGTCAGGCGAGCGTCTTCTTCAGGAAGTCGAGCCCGGCGGCGAGCAGGTCGTTCTGCTGCGGGACCCGCCCCTGGGGCGTCAGCGTGTCGATCATCTGCGGCAGGAGCTGCGCGAGCGCGCCGAGCCCCTGGTCGGCCGGAAGGCCGGCCTGCTGCGAGAGCCTGCCGACCGTGTCGGCGCCGAGCACGTCCTCGAGCTGGCGTCCGGAGATGGGCTGGTTCTGCCCGGTGCCGACCCACGAGTCCGCGATGTTTCCCATGCCCTTCTGCTGGAACTGCTGGAGCAGCCCGCCGAGGCCGCCCTGCTGGTTCAGCATCGAGAGGACCGCCTGCATCAGGTCCGTCGCCTGATTGCGTGACGCACCGCCCTGGATCTGGCCTCCCTGGAGACTCGCGAGCACCTGATTGGCGAGCTGATCGAGTAGCGCCATGGGTCCTCCTGCCGCCGCATAGCAGGGTGGCCGCAGGCTGGGAACCCGTGCGTTGTGTCGCGCGCCGCCGGCCGCCTATAGTCCGGCGGACCGGTGGACAAGGTCGTGCCGAGCGCGGCGCTCGCCGTCGCGGACGTTCCCGACGGCGCGTCGGTGTTGATCGGAGGCTTCGGCGTCATCCAGGGATGGCCCGCGAGCCTCATCGAAGCGCTCGCCGAGCGCGGGGCACGCGCGCTCACGGTCGTCGCCAACACGCCCGGCGTCGGCCCGCTCTCGCCACAGCTCCTCGCGCAGCGGGGGCTCGTGCGGCGGCTCGTCGCGAGCTACGCCGTCTACCCGACGCAGCGCGCGCCCATGGGCGACGGGATCACCTCGGGTCGGATCGACCTCGAGCTGGTTCCGCAGGGCACGCTCGTCGAGCGCGTGCGCGCCGGCGGCGCCGGGCTCGCGGCGTTCTACACGCGGACCGCAGCCGGCACCGACGCCGCGCGCGACAAGGAGGAGCGGGTCTTCGACGGGCGCGCGCACGTCCTCGAGCGGGCGATCCGCTGCGACGTCGCGCTGGTGCGCGCCGCGCGCGCCGACCGCCACGGTAATCTCACGTACCGGCGCGGCTCGCGCAGCACGAACCCCGTCTTCGCGACCGCCGCGCGCTGCACGATCGCCGAGGTCGACGAGATCGTCGAGCCCGGCGCGCTCGATCCCGAGACGATCGTCACGCCCGGCATCTTCGTCGATCGCGTCGTGCGGACGGAGCATCCGATGGATCCCGCGACCGTGCGCGCGCTGTCGCGCCGCTTCGGCAAGCAGTGGGACCTGGAGGTGCGCGAGCGTCCGGTCGGGCCGCGCGGCATCCCGCCCGACCTGATGGCGCGCAAGGTCGCGCGGCTGCTCCGGCGCGGGGAGTACGTGAACCTCGGCGTCGGGCTTCCGACGCTCGTCTCGAGTCACTTGGCGCCGGAGGACGAGATCACGCTCCACTCCGAGAACGGCCTCCTCGGCTTCGGGCCGCTCGCCAACCCGGACGAGGCGACCGACGTGCATCGCTACAACGCGAGCGGGCAGCTCGTCACGGGGCTCCCGGGCGAGAGCGTCACCGACTCGGCGGACGCCTTCGCGATGGCGCGCGCCGGACGCGTGACGACGATCGTGCTCGGCGGATTCCAGGTGGCGGCCACCGGCGACCTCGCCAACTGGCGCGTGCCCGCGACCGGCGTCGGCGGGATCGGCGGCGCCATGGACCTCGCGGCGGGGACGGGACGGCTGATCGTCATGATGTTCCATCTGACGCGCGCGGGCGAAGCGAAGCTCGTCGAGCGCTGCTCGTATCCCCTCACGGCCGAGCGCTGCGTCGCGACCGTCGTCACGGATCTCGCCGTGATCGACGTCGACGCGAACGGCTTCGTCCTGCGCGAGCTGGCGCCGGGCGTCGGCGTCGACGAGGTGCGCGCCGTCACCGCCGCACCGCTGCGCGTCGCCGCCGACGTGCGCGAGATGGAGTTCTGAGATGCGTGTCGAGTTCTTCTTCGGCCCCGGCAGCCGCTACTCGTATCTCGCCGCGAGCCAGATGCCGCGGCTCGAGGAGGAGACCGGCTGCACCGTCGAGTGGCGTCCGGTGAGCGGACCCGAGATCCGCGCGCTGCGCGGTCACGATCCCTTCGTGGGCGCGCCGGTCTCGGGCCAGTACGACTGGGACTACCGGCGCTCCGACGCCGAGTGCTGGGCCGAGTACTACGGCATCCGGTTCCGCGAGCCGCCGAGCCGCGAGGTCGACTTCCGGCTGCTCGCGCGCGCCGCCGTCGCCGCCGCGCGCCTGGGCGCCGCCGCGAGGTACGGTTGGACCATCTGCGCGGCCGTCTACGGCTCCGACGCCTGGCCGCTCGACGAGGCGCTCTGCCTGCGCGTCGCCGAGGACAGCGGCCTCGCGCGCGGCGAATTCGCTTCCGTGCTCGCCGATCCCGAGACCGAGCGACGGCTCACCGAGACGGCGCGCGAGGCGCAGCGCCGGGGCGCCTTCGGCGTGCCGACCTTCTTCGCCGGCGATCGGATGTTCTGGGGCAACGATCGCATCGTGCTCCTCCGCCACTTCCTGCGGCGATCGTCGTGAGGCGCGCGTGAGCCCGTTCCTCGCGACGCTCGCCACGACGGGGGCCGTGTTCGTCGGGCTCTGGATGGTGAGCCTTCGCACGCGCGACGTCAGCATCGTCGACATCTATTGGGGACCCGGCTTCACGGTCATCGCCACGATCGCCGCGTGCACCGGCGTCGGGACGGATCCGCGGCGCGTCCTCGTGCTCGCGCTCGTCGCGCTGTGGGGCCTGCGGCTGGGCGGCTATCTCTTGTGGCGGAACCGCGGCAGGGGCGAGGACTTCCGTTACGCCGCGATGCGCCGGCGGATCGGCGCGCGGTTCTGGCTCGTGAGCCTCGCGACGGTGTTCTTGCTCCAGACCGCGCTCATGTGGATCGTGTCGTGGCCGGCGCAGTGGGCGGTCGCCGTGCCGTCGCCGCCCGCGCTCGGCCTCTTCGACGCGATCGGCGTCGCGCTGTGGACGGTCGGCCTCGTCTTCGAGGCGGGCGGCGATCTGCAGCTCGCGCGCTTCAAGGCCGATCCGGCGAACGCCGGCGCCGTCATGGACCGAGGCTTCTGGCGCTACACGCGGCACCCGAACTACTTCGGCGATGCCTGCGTGTGGTGGGGCATCTACGCCGTCGCGTGCGCGGTGCCGGGTGGCTGGCGAACGTTGCCGGCTCCGATCGTGATGACCGTGCTCCTGCGGCGTGTCTCGGGCGTTCCCATGCTCGAGCGCTCGCTCGCCAAGCGGCGGCCGGGCTACGCGGCCTACGTCGCGCGCACCAGCACCTTCTTCCCCCGCGCGCCGCGCCACTGACGCGTCAGCGCGCGGCGACGGCTTCGCCGCGCGCGGCGCGCGCCCACAAGACGGGCAGCGCCTGCAGCCCCTGCGCCGGGGGGCTCGCTTCGACGTCGACGGTGAGCGTGCGCGGCCGTCCCGACGCGCGTCCGGTCACCGTCACGGGTCCACTCCAGCCGCCGCGCACGCGTGCCAGCACGACGAGTGGCCGTCCGGGCGCGATCGTCCCGATCGCCGGGGGGCGCACTTCGCTCACCTGCGCCGTGCCCCAGTCGATGGTGACGTTGGCGAGCGCGACCGGCTCGTGGTTGTCCTCCTGCGGGTGGACGAGGAGCCCCACGAGCGTTCCGCCGCCGTCCGGCTCGACGAGGAGCGCGCCCGGGCTCTCCGAAGGATCGACCCGGTAGCGCAGCACGAAATCGTCCGTGCGCAGCGCGCTCGGCTCCTGTAGGGTGACGCGGAGATGGTCGAGCGCGATCGGGCGCGCGTCGATGCTGTGCGACGGGCTGTTCACGACCACGACCGGTCCGCCCCCGTGCAGGTCGACCGTGAGCGTCGCGTCGCCCTCCGGAACGCGCGGCACGGTCAGCTCATATGCGCCGTCGTGCCAGCCCGCGATGCCGACCGTCTCGACGACGAGGTCGCCCGCGTCGCCCGCGAGCGGTACGACGACCCGGCCGCTCGCATCGGCGCTGAGCAGCATCGCCGTCTGCCCGTCGCGACGGGCACTCTCGTACGCGTCGTGCGCCTCGTCCGGCTCACGGACGAGGACGCGCGCCACGCGCGATCCGGCGCGAATCGCGAAGTCCTGCTGCGCGGGGCTCGGCGGCGGCGTGAACGCGACGAACGTCTCGTCGCCGCTCGGCGGTGCCGCGTAGCGGTTGCTCCGGGTGACCGAGACGAGCGGCCCGACCACCGTGACGGTCACGTCGCTCCGCACGAGGTCCAATGCGACGGGCGCCTGCGTGCTGCCCGCGTGGCGCACGAAGATCGCCGGCGCCGCGGGCGTCACTGCGTTGCGTGCGGCCCTCGCGTCGCGCGAGACCACCCAGACCTCGGACGGCCCCGATCCGCCGCCGAACGGAACGTGGACGGGGATACCGCAACCCGCAAGCGCACCGATGACGACCGCGGCGGCGGCCGCGCGACAACCCCCTGGGAGACGCATCACTCGCGTGCCCCTGTGGACGATTCGCGCGCGAGGGTCAATAACCTAGCGCCCATGGATCCGCCGCGCCTCCACATCGACGTCGACGGTACGGGCCCGACGGTGGCGCTCCTGCACGGCTTCGGTGGCAGCGCGCGGAATTTCGGCCCACAGATGCGGGCGCTCAAGGATCGCCATCGTGTCGTGCGCTACGACGCACGGGGTCATGGCCGCAGCGATGCGCCGCGCGAGGCGTCGGCCTACACGCCCGAGATCTTCGTCGACGACATGCGGCGCGTTCTCGACGAGGTCGGCGCCGAGCGCGCCGTCGTGGGTGGCCTCTCGATGGGCGCCGGCATCGCGCTCCGCTTCGCGCTCGCGCATCCGGATCGCACGCGCGGGCTCATTCTCTGCGCGTTCCCCGCCGGCGCCGACGATCCGCGCGGGTTCGCGGGCAAGGCGATGGGCTTCGCCGAGACGATCGAGCGAGCGGGGCTCGAGACCGCGGGCGAGGGCTACGTGTGGGGGCCGACGACGCGGCTCGACCGCAGGGCCGTGCAGTTCGTACGCCAGGGGTTTCTCGAGCATCCGCCGCACGGCCTCGCGCTCACGCTCCGCGGTGTCATCGCGAAGCAGCCCTCCGTCGCCGCCATGCACGCGGACGTGGCCCGTATCCAGTGTCCCGCGATCGTGGTCGTCGGCTCCGAGGACGCGCCGTCGCTCGCCGCGTCGCGCGCGCTCGCGACCGCGCTGCCGCAGGGCGATCTGGTCATCGTTCCGGGCGCCGGCCACGTCATCAACCTGCAGAAGCCGGACGACGTCAGCGTCGCCATGGCGGAGTTCCTGGATGCCATCGCCCGCGCCGCCTGAGCCGCCGCGCGTCGTCATCATCGGCGGAGGGTTCGGGGGCCTCTACGCGGCCCGCGCGCTGCGGCGCGCACCGGTCGACGTGACGCTGATCGACCGCCGCAACCACCACCTCTTCCAGCCGCTCCTCTATCAGGTGGCGACGGCGGCCCTGAACCCGAGCGACATCGCGGCGCCGATCCGCAGCATCCTGCGCAAGCAGCAGAACTGCCGCGTGCTCCTCGCCGAGGCTACGGCGGTCGATCTTGCGCGACGGCGCGTGGTGCTGGCCGACGGCGAGCTCGGGTACGACTACCTCGTCGTTGCGACCGGGGCCACGGACTCGTACTTCGGCCACGAGGAGTGGGCGCGGCTCGCCCCGAGTCTGAAGTCGATCGAGGAGGCGCTCGAGATCCGCCGCCGCGTCCTGCTCGCCTACGAAGCAGCCGAGCGCACGACCGACGCGGATGCGCGCCGCACCTGGCTCACGTTCGTCGTCGTCGGCGCGGGTCCGACCGGCGTCGAGCTCGCGGGGGCGTTGAGTGAGATCGCGCGCCACGCGCTCGAGCGCGACTTCCGCACGATCGATCCGCAGGACGCACGCGTCGTGCTGGTCGAGGCGGCGGACCGCGTCCTCGGGACCTTCCCGCCCGACCTCTCGGAGAAGGCGACGGCGCAGCTCGTGCGGCTCGGGGTCGAGGTGCGCGTGGGAACGAAGGTGACGGAGATCGACGCGGGCGGCGTGTGCCTCGGATCCGAGCGCGTCGCCGCGCGCACGGTCGTGTGGGCGGCCGGCGTGAAGGCCTCGCCGCTCGCCCGCTCGCTCGGCGTGCCGCTCGATCGGGCCGGGCGCGTGCTCGTCGAGCCGACACTGACGCTTCCCGGCCATCCCGAGGTGTTCGTGATCGGCGACCTCGCCGTGCACCAGCAGGACGGCAAGGCGTTCACCGGCCTCGCGGCCGTTGCGGTGCAGGAAGGTCCCCACGCGGCCGCGAACATCGTCCGCGCCGTGCGCGGCGAGCCACTCGTGCCGTTCCGCTACGTCGACAAGGGGACGCTCGCGACGATCGGCCGCGCGGCCGCCGTGGCGAACTTCGGTCGCGTGCACCTCTCGGGCTTCATCGCGTGGCTCGCCTGGCTGTTCGTCCACATCTTCCTGCTGATCGGCTTTCGGAACCGCTTCGTCGTGATGTTCGAGTGGGCGTGGACGTACCTCACCTACGAGCGCGGCGCGCGCCTCATCACCGGCGAAGTCGACCCGCTGCGCGACGCAGGCGCCGCGCCGCCGAAGGCCGAATAGCACGACGCTGCATGCGCGGGCCTCGGGTCGGCCTACCTGATCAGGCCGGTGACGGGGCTCGATGCGGTCGCGTAGAGTTTCGCCGGGATGCGGCCGGCGAGGAACGCCTTACGGCCGGCGTCGACGGCGAGACGCATCGCCTCCGCCATGAGGATCGGATCCTTCGCGCCCGCGATCGCCGTGTTCATGAGGACGGCGTCGCAGCCGAGCTCGAGCGCTTCGGACGCGTGCGAGGCCGTGCCGACGCCGGCGTCGACGATGACCGGCACGCGGCTCTGCTCGACGATGATGCGGAGGTTGTAGGGGTTGCGGATCCCGAGCCCCGAGCCGATCGGCGCGGCGAGCGGCATGACGGCGGCGCACCCGACGTCTTCGAGGCGCTTGCAGGCGACCGGGTCGTCCGTGACGTAGGGCAGGACCTGGAAGCCCTCCTTCACGAGGATCTTTGCGGCTTCGATGGTCGCGGCCACGTCCGGGAAGAGCGTCGTCTCGTCGCCGATCACCTCGAGCTTCACGAGCGTGCCGATCCCGGCTTCGCGCGCGAGCCGGCAGGTGCGGATCGCGTCCTCGACCGTATAGCAGCCGGCCGTGTTCGGCAGGATCGTGTAGCGATCGAGGGGCAGGTGGTCGAGGAGGTTCTCCTTGCCGGGGTCGGTGATGTTCACGCGCCGGACCGCGACGGTGATGATCTCCGCGCCGGCGGCCTCGGTCGCGCGCCGGGTCTCCTCGAAAGACTTGTACTTCCCCGACCCGACGATGAGCCGCGAGCGGTAGCTCTTGCCGGCCAGTACGAAGGGATCGTCGAGT encodes the following:
- a CDS encoding DUF1295 domain-containing protein, which produces MSPFLATLATTGAVFVGLWMVSLRTRDVSIVDIYWGPGFTVIATIAACTGVGTDPRRVLVLALVALWGLRLGGYLLWRNRGRGEDFRYAAMRRRIGARFWLVSLATVFLLQTALMWIVSWPAQWAVAVPSPPALGLFDAIGVALWTVGLVFEAGGDLQLARFKADPANAGAVMDRGFWRYTRHPNYFGDACVWWGIYAVACAVPGGWRTLPAPIVMTVLLRRVSGVPMLERSLAKRRPGYAAYVARTSTFFPRAPRH
- a CDS encoding alpha/beta fold hydrolase yields the protein MDPPRLHIDVDGTGPTVALLHGFGGSARNFGPQMRALKDRHRVVRYDARGHGRSDAPREASAYTPEIFVDDMRRVLDEVGAERAVVGGLSMGAGIALRFALAHPDRTRGLILCAFPAGADDPRGFAGKAMGFAETIERAGLETAGEGYVWGPTTRLDRRAVQFVRQGFLEHPPHGLALTLRGVIAKQPSVAAMHADVARIQCPAIVVVGSEDAPSLAASRALATALPQGDLVIVPGAGHVINLQKPDDVSVAMAEFLDAIARAA
- a CDS encoding RHS repeat-associated core domain-containing protein, producing the protein MEYDEFGRVTMDTSPGFQPFAFAGGLYDRDTGLVRFGARDYDATTGRWMVEDPIGDVLPEIDATSKLE
- a CDS encoding PrsW family glutamic-type intramembrane protease, whose amino-acid sequence is MPVHSESALILAAAVAPPVVFALVVLRLGGGRAVGFADVGAFLWGALVAPVAATLMNDALGAWATRALGDATAGWTVPTIVAPLVEECVKGVGVALVLALAPGATTSVPAGILTGALVGLGFAATENVTYYTLAAVQAGYAGLGRAVYLRGVVQGLNHAAFTAATGAGIAWGLRRGRTLALGLAGLGVAVVAHAVWNGVTSRAITDALCNAPTPGGACARAPASADLFVTAPLLVVASIGPLALALGLFARRARRA
- a CDS encoding DsbA family protein — encoded protein: MRVEFFFGPGSRYSYLAASQMPRLEEETGCTVEWRPVSGPEIRALRGHDPFVGAPVSGQYDWDYRRSDAECWAEYYGIRFREPPSREVDFRLLARAAVAAARLGAAARYGWTICAAVYGSDAWPLDEALCLRVAEDSGLARGEFASVLADPETERRLTETAREAQRRGAFGVPTFFAGDRMFWGNDRIVLLRHFLRRSS
- a CDS encoding 3-oxoacid CoA-transferase subunit B, producing the protein MDKVVPSAALAVADVPDGASVLIGGFGVIQGWPASLIEALAERGARALTVVANTPGVGPLSPQLLAQRGLVRRLVASYAVYPTQRAPMGDGITSGRIDLELVPQGTLVERVRAGGAGLAAFYTRTAAGTDAARDKEERVFDGRAHVLERAIRCDVALVRAARADRHGNLTYRRGSRSTNPVFATAARCTIAEVDEIVEPGALDPETIVTPGIFVDRVVRTEHPMDPATVRALSRRFGKQWDLEVRERPVGPRGIPPDLMARKVARLLRRGEYVNLGVGLPTLVSSHLAPEDEITLHSENGLLGFGPLANPDEATDVHRYNASGQLVTGLPGESVTDSADAFAMARAGRVTTIVLGGFQVAATGDLANWRVPATGVGGIGGAMDLAAGTGRLIVMMFHLTRAGEAKLVERCSYPLTAERCVATVVTDLAVIDVDANGFVLRELAPGVGVDEVRAVTAAPLRVAADVREMEF
- a CDS encoding YidB family protein, producing the protein MALLDQLANQVLASLQGGQIQGGASRNQATDLMQAVLSMLNQQGGLGGLLQQFQQKGMGNIADSWVGTGQNQPISGRQLEDVLGADTVGRLSQQAGLPADQGLGALAQLLPQMIDTLTPQGRVPQQNDLLAAGLDFLKKTLA
- a CDS encoding CDP-alcohol phosphatidyltransferase family protein, giving the protein MTSPTPQTGTRPRSLLRSLVPADFLTLGNAACGTGAIFCCLNYLEAAHRAGPLAGAFVLLPAALVLDVADGMLARGSHRSSPFGADLDSLADVISFGVAPAVLGFTLGMRGLWDALVLCAFVCCGVGRLARFNVTAAALADASGKVRYYEGTPIPTSLALVAVLGVAWWQGAVGDALWLGRLQVGPGTFHPLVLLYAASGAAMVSRLRVPKP
- a CDS encoding RHS repeat-associated core domain-containing protein, whose protein sequence is DALGNLRSATLPNGTVLEYVIDPANRRVGKTVNGTLTQGFLYEDQLRIAAELDGTGNVVSRFVYGTRVNVPEYMVKGGVTYRLVTDHLGSPRLVINTDTGDVEQRMDYDEFGRVTMDTNPGFQPFGFAGGLYDRDTGLVRFGARDYDAATGRWTAKDPLTFFGSRGTNLYAYAGNDPENFVDRAGLSEDSVTKALEQAVARGDVEEIQTILEAAGQGLQRQASNAELRDALGELFRLKDRIPGGTAGAIRDELRQGLTKHLLKGRERLSQLQRLLREGGLCGTDRAIAEAVVMDLQAALGAL
- a CDS encoding IS110 family transposase codes for the protein MDVKTVGIDLGKNVFHVVGLDERGAITLKRRLTRTQLAVLMANLPRALVGMEACPGSHHMARRLEEHGHTVRLLPPQYVRPYVKTNKNDFRDAEAIAEAVGRGTMRFVPPKTVAQLDLQARHRVRDRLVGHRTALVNQIRAFLLEQGLPMRPGRLALRSELRRRLATAPSGISPSLACLLAQLSQEWEQLEDRIERVTEEITALAHREPACQRLMAVPGIGPISATAIVAAVGNGSGFTKGRDFAAWLGLVPRQNSTGGRPRLLGVSKHGNTYLRRLMVLGAQAVMRSKVRERQRFGPWLQRLELRVHRNVAVIALANKLARIAWSVLAKAMPYRPFMEDAA